In a genomic window of Meleagris gallopavo isolate NT-WF06-2002-E0010 breed Aviagen turkey brand Nicholas breeding stock chromosome 1, Turkey_5.1, whole genome shotgun sequence:
- the MRPL39 gene encoding 39S ribosomal protein L39, mitochondrial, with protein sequence MRNELFTKEKERQLSLYPRIEKIEVKYTGKSHPGSVFVMNKALSTPYNCAMHLSEWHCKKSVLALVDGEVWDMYRPLTKSCEIQFLTFKDEDPEEVNKAYWRSCAMIMASVLKRAFKDEYSVNLVKAPEVPVISGAFCYDIILDNRLNDWKPTKDNFRSLTRDASKLIDKDLPFETLHVEAKVAREMFQNNKYKMEIIDQKASQNKEGIVVLHRFGDFVDVSEGPHIPRTSFCFQYEITAAHNLQTSQSELIWRFQGVSLPIHLKAHHTVWHKLLERSKRLVTEEKSAKAAAESHEAKDETEEGKTLSM encoded by the exons ATGCGTAATGAACTCTTTACCAAAGAGAAGGAGAGGCAGTTATCTCTTTATCCACGAATTGAGAAAATTGAAGTGAAATACACTGGAAAATCTCACCCTGGCAGCGTGTTTGTAATGAACAAAGCTTTATCTACACCGTACAATTGTGCCATGC ATTTAAGCGAATGGCATTGTAAGAAATCTGTTCTAGCTCTTGTGGATGGTGAAGTCTGGGATATGTATAGACCCTTGACCAAGTCTTGTGAAATTCAGTTCCTCACCTTCAAAGATGAAGATCCAGAGGAAGTAAACAAG GCCTATTGGCGTTCTTGTGCCATGATCATGGCAAGTGTGTTAAAGCGGGCATTCAAAGATGAGTACTCTGTGAATCTGGTTAAAGCTCCAGAAGTGCCAG TGATCTCTGGAGCTTTCTGTTACGATATAATTTTGGACAATAGACTGAATGACTGGAAACCAACAAAA GACAATTTCCGTTCTCTTACAAGGGATGCCAGTAAGCTAATTGATAAAGACCTGCCATTTGAAACACTGCATGTTGAAGCAAAAGTAGCGCGTGAAATGTTTCAGAATAACAA gTATAAAATGGAGATAATAGACCAGAAAGCTTCTCAGAACAAGGAAGGAATTGTGGTACTACATAG GTTTGGTGACTTTGTGGATGTTAGTGAAGGACCTCACATTCCAAGGACAAGTTTCTGTTTCCAGTATGAGATAACAGCAGCTCACAATCTTCAGACTAGTCAATCTGAATTGATATGGAGGTTCCAGGGCGTGTCCCTCCCAATCCATTTGAAG GCTCATCACACTGTGTGGCACAAACTGCTGGAAAGATCAAAGAGGCTG GTCACTGAGGAAAAAAGTGcgaaagcagcagcagaaagtcaTGAGGCGAAAGATGaaactgaagaaggaaaaactcTATCAATGTAA